One stretch of Anguilla anguilla isolate fAngAng1 chromosome 5, fAngAng1.pri, whole genome shotgun sequence DNA includes these proteins:
- the LOC118228161 gene encoding uncharacterized protein LOC118228161, producing MRCQVQKIVRGTFLSVDQSCLHCLYNRKWMSQPLLGSTPAGNLQLSAAILFSGSSFIQTNKVLNTMRVKTISSATFHVHARSYLQPTIFYKWKTDQEELLQSLRQKETVSFAGDMRADSPGHSAKYGCYSMMELDSNVIVDIQMVQSNEVGGSGRMEKEGLKRSLQFLEESGLTVGCLVTDRHPQIQKYIRQEKPAVIHYYDVWHVAKSVSRKLEVIAKKCKKVKKWQRSITNHMYWSATTAASGKETVAKWSSLINHMHNIHTHEDPLFPKCVHPDLSETHGNKWFQPGNATVYKVEKALLNKRILKDVEKLSPQHQTSALEAFHSVILRFAPKNVHFPFVGMLCRHYLAGMHFNENADRSQAISSTGQLAYMIKYPKSKKGQYSIQALKTKPTYNYRDALMTLLFLEVFQNPGLHTAKMSQMPVPENLNALYERPVKADAIATYVSRFSQ from the exons ATGAGGTGCCAGGTCCAGAAGATTGTGCGGGGGACCTTCTTGTCTGTTGACCAGAGTTGCCTACACTGCCTCTACAACAGAAAGTGGATGAGCCAGCCGCTTCTTGGAAGCACACCTGCTGGCAATCTGCAGCTGTCTGCAGCCATCCTCTTCTCAGGAtcatcattcattcaaacaaatAAG GTACTGAACACAATGCGAGTGAAGACGATCAGCAGTGCCACCTTCCATGTCCATGCCCGCTCATACCTGCAGCCAACCATTTTCTACAAATGGAAGACAGACcaggaggagctgctgcagtCACTGAGGCAGAAGGAGACGGTTTCTTTTGCTGGGGACATGAGGGCAGACTCTCCTGGGCATTCAGCCAAGTATGGATGCTACTCCATGATGGAGCTGGACAGCAATGTCATTGTAGACATTCAGATGGTCCAG AGCAACGAGGTGGGCGGCAGTGGCAGGATGGAGAAGGAGGGTCTGAAAAGGAGCCTGCAGTTCCTTGAGGAGTCAGGTCTGACTGTGGGATGCCTTGTCACGGACAGACACCCTCAAATCCAGAAATACATCAGACAAGAGAAGCCTGCAGTGATTCACTACTATGACGTTTGGCATGTGGCAAAAA GTGTGTCACGAAAGTTGGAGGTAATTGCCAAAAAGTGTAAAAAGGTGAAGAAGTGGCAACGCAGTATAACAAACCACATGTACTGGTCCGCAACAACAGCTGCATCTGGAAAGGAAACCGTGGCCAAGTGGAGTTCCCTCATAAACCACATGCACAACATCCACACCCACGAAGATCCCTTGTTCCCGAAGTGTGTTCACCCTGATCTTTCAGAAACACATGGAAACAAGTGGTTCCAGCCTG GTAATGCAACTGTCTACAAAGTAGAAAAGGCCCTGTTGAACAAGAGGATCCTGAAAGATGTGGAGAAACTAAGTCCACAGCACCAGACGTCAGCACTGGAGGCGTTCCATTCTGTAATTCTGAGGTTCGCACCAAAGAATGTGCATTTCCCTTTTGTTGGGATGCTGTGCAG GCATTACTTGGCCGGGATGCATTTCAATGAGAACGCCGACCGGAGCCAGGCAATAAGCTCCACAGGACAACTGGCCTACATGATAAAGTACCCAAAGTCAAAGAAGGGACAATACTCCATTCAAGCCCTCAAGACCAAGCCAACATACA ACTATCGGGACGCACTGATGACACTGCTATTCCTTGAGGTATTCCAAAATCCTGGGCTGCACACAGCCAAGATGAGCCAGATGCCAGTTCCAGAGAACCTGAATGCATTGTATGAAAGACCAGTAAAGGCTGATGCTATAGCTACCTATGTGTCACGATTCAGTCAGTGA